The following DNA comes from Microbacterium terregens.
TCGCGGTTGTGCCGCGTGGTGGTGAGCGACCCGCCGGGCAACGGCCTCAGCCCGGTCCCGGATTCCCTCGACCGGATGGGCACGCGCGCGCGCCTGGACGATCAGTGGGCGGTGCTGGACGCGGTGGGCGCCGACCGGGCGATCCTGGTCGGCGTGTGCACCGGCGCCGGACACGCGCTGACGATGGCGGCCGAGCACCCCGAGCGCGTGCTCGGCGTGTGCGCGATCAACCCCGGGCTGCTGCTGACGGAGCCGCTGCCGCACCGGATCGCGTTCGATTTCGACGAGCACCGCGACACCTACGTCGGGTGGCAGAAGCAGAACCGGAACTACTGGCGGCAGGACTGGCCGGACTTCTCGCGGTTCTTCTTCGGCGAGATGTTCCCCGAGCCGCACTCCTCGAAGCAGATCGAGGACTGCGTCGCATGGTCGCTGGGGGCGGGCGCCGAGACGATGCTGCGCGAGAACGACGCGCGTCCGTACCTCGATGACGAGATCCCCCGGGCGCGGGCGATCTGCGAGGCGGTGCGCTGCCCGGTTCTGGTGATCAACGGGTCGCTCGATCAGTGCCAGAATCCGCTGCGCAGCCCCATCGTGGCCGACCTGACCGGCGGGCAGCTGGTCGTCATCGAGGGCGGCGGGCACCTGCCGCAGGCGCGGGATCCGGTCAAGGTCAACCTGCTGCTGCGCGACTTCATCCGCCGCGTCGCGCCCTGATCCGCGCCCGTTCCCCCCCGTTCACTTGCGCTGTTCGTACGGGCGGACCGTGTTTTCGCGTACAAACAGGGCAAGTGAACAGAGGGGGCGCGGGGCTGTCAGCTGCCCGGGCTACCCTTGAGCCGATGAGCACTCCGTCCGCCGATCCGTACGCCGATGCGGTGTGGGCCACCGACGACGAGCCGCCACCCGACTTCTTCTCCGCCCCCGGCGACGACGCGTGGGCACCGCCCGCTGACGACTCCTGGGCCCCGCCGCCGGACGACGGCTGGGTGCCGGGCGCTTCGGTCGCGGCATCCGCACCGCCGGCCCCCCTGGCAGCCGCCCCCGCTCGCTACGCCACCTCGGCCGAGGCGCTGCACACGGTCTTCGGGTACGAATCGTTCCGCGGCAATCAGGCCGCCGCGATCGACCAGATCGTCCAGGGTGGGGATGCTGTCGTCCTCATGCCCACGGGCGCCGGAAAGAGTCTGATCTACCAGATCCCCGCACTGGTGCGACCCGGCACCGGCCTGGTGGTCAGCCCGCTCATCGCGCTGATGCACGATCAGGTCGACGCGCTGGTCGCCAATGGCGTGCGCGCCGCGTACCTCAACTCCACGCAGGCCGCGCCGCAGCGCGCGGCGGTCGAGGGGGCATATCTGGCCGGCGAACTCGACCTGATCTACGTCGCGCCCGAGCGTCTCTCGAACGCGTCCACGCGGTCCCTGCTGCAGCGCGGCACGCTCAGCGTCATCGCGATCGACGAAGCCCACTGCGTGTCGCAGTGGGGTCACGATTTCCGCCCCGACTACCTCACCCTCGGCGAGCTCGGCACGCAGTTCCCCGGCGTGCCCCGTGTCGCGCTGACGGCCACTGCGACCGACGCGACGCACCGCGAGATCACCGAGCGGCTGCGCCTGAACGAGGCGCAGCACTTCGTGGCGAGCTTCGACCGGCCGAACATCCAGTACCGCATCGATCCCAAGGTCGAGCCGCGCAAGCAGCTGCTCGCCTTCATCCGGTCGCAGCCGGAGCGTTCCGCGGGAATCGTGTACGCGCTGAGCCGCAAGAGCGTGGACCAGACCGCCGAGTACCTGCGCACGCAGGGCATCGACGCTCTGGCCTACCACGCGGGTCTGGACTCATCGATCCGTGCCGCGCATCAGTCCCGGTTCCTGCGCGATGACGGCGTCGTGATGGTCGCCACGATCGCGTTCGGCATGGGCATCGACAAGCCCGACGTGCGCTTCGTCGCGCACATCGATCTGCCGAAGTCCGTCGAGGGCTACTACCAGGAGACCGGTCGCGCCGGTCGCGACGGCGAGCCGGCCGTCGCGTGGATGGCCTACGGCCTGGGCGATGTCGTGCAGCAGCGTCGCATGATCGACCAGTCGCCGGGGGAGCGCTCGTACAAGATGCGCCTCGGCCAGCACCTCGACGCCATGCTCGCCCTGTGCGAGACGGTGGGATGCCGTCGCCAGAACCTTCTGGGCTACTTCGGTGAGCCGTCGGGTGCGTGCGGCAACTGCGACACCTGCCTGGAGGCGCCCGACACGTGGGACGGCCTCGTGCCCGCGCAGAAGCTGCTGTCCACCATCGTGCGCCTGCAGCGCGAGCGCGGACAGGCGTTCGGGGCCGGGCACCTCGTCGACATCCTGCGCGGTGCCTCCACGGACCGCATCCGCCAGCAGGGTCACGACGCCCTCTCGACGTACGGTCTGGGCGCCGACCTGACCGATCAGGACTGGCGCAGCGTGATCCGGCAGCTTCTGGCCGGCGGCATCCTGGTCCCGAAGGGCGAATACGGAACCCTCGCGCTGGGCGAATCCGCCGGATCGGTGCTGCGCGGCGAGGCTCCGGTGCCGCTGCGCCGCGACGTGCTGGGCAGAACCGGATCGGGCTCGCCGCGGACGCGGAAGACACCGGCATCCGACGCCCTCGAAGTCGGCGACCGGCCGCTGTTCGAGTCGCTGCGGGAGTGGCGCGCCGGCGTCGCGAAGGAACAGGGGATGCCGGCGTACATCGTCTTCGGCGACGCCACGCTGCGCGCGCTGGCCGAGCAGCGCCCCGCGTCGCTCGCCGATCTGGACGGCATCACCGGCATCGGCGCGAAGAAGCGCGAGGCATACGGCAGCGCCGTCCTCGCGGTGATCTCGGGCTCGCCTCAGTAGGCTGACCGCAACGGGCCGACGCGGGTCCGCGGTCTCGGGCCGGCGCGGCCCCTGGGGAAGGTTCACCGGTGAGCCTGAGCAACATCGACATCGCCCAAGCGGCGCGCATGATCCCGATCAGTGAGGTCGCCGCGCGCCTCGGCATCCCGGACGAGAGTCTCGAGCCGTACGGCCGCTACAAGGCCAAGGTCGCGCTGGACTATCTGGCCGCGATCCGCGAGCGCCCGCAGGGCAAGCTCGTGCTCGTCACCGCGGTCTCGCCCACCCCGGCCGGGGAGGGGAAGACGACGACCACCGTCGGACTCGGCGACGCGCTGACCCGGATCGGGGAGCGTGCCATGATCTGCCTGCGCGAGCCCGCGCTCGGCCCGGTGTTCGGCATGAAGGGCGGCGCCGCGGGGGGCGGTTACGCCCAGGT
Coding sequences within:
- the recQ gene encoding DNA helicase RecQ produces the protein MSTPSADPYADAVWATDDEPPPDFFSAPGDDAWAPPADDSWAPPPDDGWVPGASVAASAPPAPLAAAPARYATSAEALHTVFGYESFRGNQAAAIDQIVQGGDAVVLMPTGAGKSLIYQIPALVRPGTGLVVSPLIALMHDQVDALVANGVRAAYLNSTQAAPQRAAVEGAYLAGELDLIYVAPERLSNASTRSLLQRGTLSVIAIDEAHCVSQWGHDFRPDYLTLGELGTQFPGVPRVALTATATDATHREITERLRLNEAQHFVASFDRPNIQYRIDPKVEPRKQLLAFIRSQPERSAGIVYALSRKSVDQTAEYLRTQGIDALAYHAGLDSSIRAAHQSRFLRDDGVVMVATIAFGMGIDKPDVRFVAHIDLPKSVEGYYQETGRAGRDGEPAVAWMAYGLGDVVQQRRMIDQSPGERSYKMRLGQHLDAMLALCETVGCRRQNLLGYFGEPSGACGNCDTCLEAPDTWDGLVPAQKLLSTIVRLQRERGQAFGAGHLVDILRGASTDRIRQQGHDALSTYGLGADLTDQDWRSVIRQLLAGGILVPKGEYGTLALGESAGSVLRGEAPVPLRRDVLGRTGSGSPRTRKTPASDALEVGDRPLFESLREWRAGVAKEQGMPAYIVFGDATLRALAEQRPASLADLDGITGIGAKKREAYGSAVLAVISGSPQ
- a CDS encoding alpha/beta hydrolase, yielding MRAVQPVQSDFAERDGVTIHFEVYGEGSPTVYLLMPDVIVHSRAWKGQIPFLSRLCRVVVSDPPGNGLSPVPDSLDRMGTRARLDDQWAVLDAVGADRAILVGVCTGAGHALTMAAEHPERVLGVCAINPGLLLTEPLPHRIAFDFDEHRDTYVGWQKQNRNYWRQDWPDFSRFFFGEMFPEPHSSKQIEDCVAWSLGAGAETMLRENDARPYLDDEIPRARAICEAVRCPVLVINGSLDQCQNPLRSPIVADLTGGQLVVIEGGGHLPQARDPVKVNLLLRDFIRRVAP